From Leptodactylus fuscus isolate aLepFus1 chromosome 11, aLepFus1.hap2, whole genome shotgun sequence, one genomic window encodes:
- the NOXA1 gene encoding NADPH oxidase activator 1: MHYKDLVKCWHEGVLAAEKKDLDSALNNFTSIEDPPSKIWFNIGCIHLLREDFQNALQAYNQSVTKDQCLAIGFFQRSYVYFKLERYDKALGDCHLAMAQLRNNSVIDYKQLGLQHLLHAWEVLYNTAVILCYLGDWETAERKISEAIQWMPGETRSAKLIGAQAQIQSQHLLQPIHLPDGEIFRPRKQEVEQLISKDFLGKPKVISSVVPNDQYSGFEPLRPQKPGFYQPCLEAMIGRDTGYYRVMVHYYPENSGEVTVKANSILFMLSKHGDWATAIHDGQKILIPTNILEPVDAPKVDMKKINNGIPLPPMKLPPTRPNAKTAGNPLPSQHVPPRPMADPKSRYEYPKREDPGAPLKEDQVMAITVHDENKAEISQSVHPRENQLVDVSVHAGQIVTTEPILIKTADPQRPLQRVEMAVTLQSCAPVHQEVTKTDKENVYEVALPLEEDVINLQVHTEFTVDMSVNKNITYQELRRLLRNKIKQQGEEMNVNLSYRDAEGKQLTSVKDDGDLQGMWKQAKTKRLMLCCKDSYHCVGRPILFRMKAIYTYTAEGPEDLPFKQGDIIDIFSEVNEDWLEGHCSGSIGIFPRCFATKVSEPEPS; the protein is encoded by the exons GCATACAACCAGTCTGTTACCAAGGACCAATGCTTGGCTATTGGTTTCTTCCAAAGAAGCTATGTGTATTTTAAGCTGGAGAG GTATGATAAGGCCTTGGGTGACTGCCACTTGGCGATGGCCCAGCTTAGGAACAACAGCGTCATAGACTACAAACAGCTGGGTCTACAGCACCTGCTTCACGCCTGGGAG GTGCTATATAACACAGCAGTTATACTCTGTTATCTGGGTGATTGGGAGACTGCCGAGCGGAAGATCAGTGAGGCCATCCAATGGATGCCAGGGGAAACCAGAAGTGCCAAGTTAATAGGTGCCCAGGCTCAGATACAG AGCCAACATCTGCTACAGCCAATCCACTTACCGGATGGGGAGATTTTCAGGCCTCGAAAGCAGGAAGTGGAGCAGCTGATCTCCAAAGATTTTCTGGGCAAACCTAAG GTCATCTCATCTGTGGTTCCCAATGACCAGTACAGCGGATTCGAGCCCCTCCGCCCTCAG AAACCGGGATTTTACCAACCATGCCTGGAGGCCATGAT AGGTCGGGATACTGGATACTACCGTGTCATGGTCCATTATTACCCCGAAAACTCAGGGGAAGTGACGGTGAAGGCCAACAGCATCTTGTTCATGTTGAGCAAACATGGCGATTGGGCGACAGCGATACACGACGGGCAA AAAATTCTCATTCCAACCAATATTTTGGAACCAGTCGACGCACCTAAGGTGGATATGAAG aaAATTAATAATGGGATTCCTCTGCCTCCCATGAAGTTGCCGCCTACTAGACCCAATGCAAAAACTGCAG GTAATCCACTACCATCGCAGCACGTACCACCACGGCCTATGGCTGACCCAAAAAGTCGCTATGAG TACCCAAAAAGAGAAGATCCAGGAGCACCTCTGAAAGAAGACCAAGTGATGGCCATAACTGTCCATGATGAAAACAAAGCAGAGATATCACAGAGTGTCCATCCCAGAGAAAACCAGTTAGTGGATGTGTCTGTCCATGCTGGACAAATTGTGACGACCGAACCTATACTGATCAAGACTGCTGATCCGCAAAGACCTCTCCAGAGAGTAGAAATGGCTGTCacactgcagagctgtgcacccGTCCATCAGGAAGTCACAAAG ACAGACAAAGAAAATGTATATGAAGTGGCGTTACCCCTGGAGGAAGATGTGATCAATCTACAGGTGCATACTGAGTTCACTGTAGATATGTCCGTGAACAAGAACATCACCTACCAGGAGTTACGGCGCCTCCTAAGGAATAAAATTaaacagcaaggggaagagatGAACGTCAATCTTAG TTACAGGGATGCTGAGGGTAAACAGTTAACATCGGTGAAGGATGACGGCGACCTCCAGGGCATGTGGAAGCAAGCCAAAACCAAAAGACTGATGCTTTGttgtaag GATTCCTATCATTGTGTGGGGAGGCCCATCCTATTCCGCATGAAAGCCATCTATACATACACAGCAGAAGGACCAGAAGATCTGCCCTTTAAACAGGGTGACATCATCGATATCTTCTCAGAAG TGAATGAAGACTGGCTGGAGGGTCACTGCAGTGGGAGCATCGGAATATTTCCAAGATGTTTTGCGACCAAAGTCAGTGAGCCAGAGCCGTCATAA